One Chlamydia ibidis 10-1398/6 genomic window, ACAGCCCATGCGTTATGCAGATTATTCTATCCTGAAGCTCATTTAGTTCCCATGCCATATCATAAGGTAATTTCGGCAGTTTTAAATAAGCTAGTAGATGGTTGTGTGGTTATCCACGAAGAACGTTTTTCTTATGATTCTAGACTATGTATACACAATGATCTTGGTAAATTATGGGAACGGAAAACAGGGCTACCTGTTCCCTTGGGATGTTTAGTGTATTCAAAATCCCTATCAGCACATCTCGTCAGTAATTTAGAACTAGATATTAAACAATCATTAGATCGCTCTTTAAAGGACATTGACATTTCTATAAAAGTAGCTGCCAAATATGCTAGGAACAAACACTCTGATACTATTCAGAAATTTATTGACACTTATGTCAATGAGGAAACGTTATGTCTTTCTGAATTAGGAAAAAAATCTTTCAATACTCTGTGGAACTACATTGATGCCTCCTTCTCTATGTAAATTATTAATTATCATTGCAGACCCCATAGAAGCTAGATCTTTAATTCCTGCATTGGGCTTTCGACAAATAAGCCAGTTCTTGTACTCATGTTACGATCCTGTTTTACAAGTGACTATAGATCTGTTAATTTTATATGAATGGGGCGGACGGAGTCTCATCGAAAAGTTAGGTCATTTACAAGATCCCTATGATTATGACTTATGGATAAACCTTGGATTTGCTGGAGCATGTTCTGACAAAATTCCTTTGAATTGCTGTTACAGTATTTTTTCTGTTACTAGATTATCAAACGAGCCTGGTCATCTCACTTGTGATCCACCGCTTCCGATTCCATCTGTACCGTCTTTGCCTCAAGCAAAGCTATCCTCTTCGGAAACACCCTACAGATATGGATTACATGACTCTTTAGAACTCGTAGATATGGAGGGCTATATAGTTGCGACAGTATGTCGACACCATAATCAACGATGCGTAATGATTAAGGTAACTTCAGATTATACCACTCCTAATGGAGTCAGCTATCTCAAAGAAAATATGGAAAAACTTGCGCATACTCTAACGGAAGCTTTCGTAGCATCCCTGCCTGAGATTATTTGCCTAGCTATCAACGACGTATCTGTATAGATAGTCCTTTTTACCCCAGGGTTGCGCCAATAGGATCTGACGCACACGAAGAAAAGTCATCTCCTTGGGATGTTGATAGTTCCCACATTCTTAAAAAATTAGGACAATTTGCGAGAAGCTCTTCTTTCGTTCCAACTGCAATTATTTCACCATGTTCCAAATAAAGGACTCGGTCAACATGCTCTAAAGTAGATAACTTATGTGCGACAATTATTTGAGTACACGTCCCCTTGAGATTACCTATGATCTCCTTAATATAGTTTTCACTAATAGCATCTAAAGAAGAAGTAGCCTCGTCTAGAATTAATATAGAAGCCTTTCTGAGTAATGCCCGAGCAATCGTAAGACGTTGTTGTTGTCCACCGGAAAGATTTCTACCACACTCTTGCACAAGTGTATGCACTCCCTGAGGCATTTTTTGAACAAAATCATAAGCGTATGCTTGTCTCAAAGCATGGAAAACTTCAGTTTCAGATACATTTTGTCCACAAGTTAAGTTATTCCATATTGTATCATAGAATAAAAATGGGTTTTGTAATACACATCCAATATGGTCTCTCAAAGAAGCAATACTATATTCTGAAATAGAGACTCCGTCTAAAAAAATATCTCCGTCAGTGATATTGTATAATCTCGGCAGCAATTTAGTAATTGTTGTCTTACCAGATCCTGTTGGTCCCACAATTCCTATAGCTTCCCCTTTCTTCAAAGTGAAATTAAGATTTCGTAAGACATATTCTTGATCATCATGATAGCAAAAAGACACGTTACGAAACTCTAAACTTGTTCTTAACCCTTTGAACTCTTTTTCATTTTTCTGAGTTTTATGCAAAAAAGGATGAGATAATACCTCATAAAGGCGTTCCGCTGCTGCACACCCTTTCATAATCGTAGTATTTTCATCACCAAACTTCTTAACTGGATCATAAATCAAATAAAGAAGACCACAAAAAACAATGAGTTCTTCTGGAGGAATATGAAACTTATACAAGCCGATAATAACAACAAATGCAAAAAACAGAGATGCTATCGTATGCAATAAAGGTCGTGGCAACAAGCCGTATGCAGCACTTTTTTCTTCTAGAGAAGCTATTTGATTATTTTGATGACAATACTTCTCGAATGCGAAAGATTCGGTACGAAAAACCTTCACAGTAAGTATTCCAGCAAGAAAATCTAAAAGGACTGAAGAGAATTTATCTTGATTTGTCTGGATTCTCTTTGCTAACGCCTTAATCTTTCTAGCTATAATGATAATCGGAAGAATAAGAATCGGAAAAGCAATACTTACCAACACACAAAACTTCCAAGATATAGATAAGCAGACAGTTAATGCTAATATTAAAGTGATAGGTGCCTGCACATAATTCACCATCAATGAATTTACTGCCTGTGCTATGCTTGCAGAATCATTGATAACACGACTACTCAGATTGCCCATATCATAGGTATGAAAAAAACTCATGGGAAGCTGTTGCAAAGCTTGGAAATAATCCTTACGTAGGTCACAGCTTACACGAATCGCAACAACTTGGGCTAAAAATCTTTGAAAAAATAGAGTAACTGCCTTGAGCACTGCAACTAGCAAGAGAAATAGGGATAGATAACGAAACTGCGAAAAATCAATATATCGCGCAAGATAATTAGATAATTTACCAGTTATAGATTTTGATCCTCTCGCATACTTAGCAATATATGCGTTTGCATCAGCTACTTTTAGTGAATTCGCACCCCGCGTAACTTCTGACCAACGGTTGATAACCTCTTCACGACTAATTTCGCTAACCTGTACCAAGCGGTCATTTTGACGGCGGCCAAACAAAACAAATACATCAGGCCCTGTTTTAGCAATCATCCCAAGAGAAAAGATCTCTGCTTGAGAGGAAATGGTTAAACCTAAAATTGCGAATAACGAAAAACCTAGAAGAGCAAGATGCCTCTTATGCCTCAGAACCGCTTTCAAAAGAAGTTTCATAAAGACCTATATCTCGAAATTTCTGGTAACGTTTTTCTAGTAATTCTTCTATAGATAGGCCTTTTAACCTCTGGCTCTCCTGGATCAGAAACTGTTGCACACTACGGTAAACCGCCATGGGATCATGGTGGGCACCACCTATAGGTTCCTTAATCACCGCATCTACAATAGCAAATTTCTTAAGATCCTCGCCATGCATTTTCAACATAGCTGCTGCGTCACTGTTTTTCTTGGGATCTTTCCATAGGATAGAAGCGCACCCCTCAGGAGAAATGACAGAGTAGTATGAGTGTTCTAACATGGCAATAACATCACCAATGGCCATGCCTAAGGCACCGCCAGAACATCCTTCACCGATAACTACAACAATGATAGGAGTTGCCAATCTTGCCAGCTCGAATAAATTATTAGCAATTGCCCACCCCTGCCCTCGTTCTTCTGCAGTAAGGCCTGGATAAGCTCCTGGGGTATCGACGAGAAAAATAACAGGAAGACCAAATTTTTCTGCCATCTTGGCCAACCTCAGAGCCTTTCGAAATCCCTCGGGGCACAACATACCAAAATTCCTGTGAACACGTGATGAGGTGTCACAACCTTTTTCCTGACCGATTAACATAAATCTCTGGCCGGCAATCTTAGTTAGTCCACCTACCACGGCAGGATCATCGCGGAAAGTCCTATCACCACATAATTCAACGAACTCTTCACACATCCCTTCAATATAATTTATGGTCCTAGGACGTGATGGATGACGACATATTTGAACTCTTTCCCAAGGGGTTAAATCAGAATAAATCTTCTCTTTTAACTTATCTAATCGTCTCTCCAATTTTTCGATCTCTGAGGAAGATAGTAATGAGTTTTTCTTATTTTTTTCTTTGAATTCGGCGATGGTTTTTTCGTACTCAACCACTTGTTTTTCGTGGGGAAGAAGCTCCATAACAACGTATCTCCTCTTACAAAAACAGCTATTTTAATACAAATAATTCTTAAAAACAATTATAAGATCGATTTAAAAACAATTTTCAAAAAAAGTATTGATCCAATTTAGTTGTTTTTTTCAAAAAGAACACGAATTTCCCCATTGGTGTAAGGAAAACTTATTAAAAAGTTACTACCCCAAAACCTAGTTCCCCCTTCCAAGGAGAATATTTCCATTTTAGAGCTAGAGGCAATGATCCTCAAAGACATGCGTTCCCCTTGCAATAAGATGTCATTTATAGGTCCTTTATAAGAATCTAAAGATCTAGAGCGTAATCTAGGACCATTAACTACTTGGCAACCTTGTCCCTTAGCAAAGATAGAAAAAGTCATACCCTGAGGATCTTCTAGTAGTGAAATAACCTCACATCGGCTTTCCTCGACATGAACAGAATGAACTACATGAGCGCCAAGATAAGCATCTTGTAGATAGGAAAATCCTGTTAGTCTCGGACATGGTAAGACTGTTGATGACGTAAAAATTACTGTTCCATTGGAATCTAAAGAAAATTCTTTAGGAGAACCGCAGATTCCAAACCCAGAGCAATCACTTATGTCTCCATAACATGGTCCATAATTCACTATACCGACATCATCAAGATAATAGGCACCTACTCCACTTTTACATCCCGAACCAGAAACATATGCGGAAAACGACCGATTTCTTTGCACCCATAATCCCAAGACGTTATCACTAAACTGATATTCACTATCGACTTGACAATCCAGCTGATAAAGCAGAGTTGTGCACAAGCCTGTCTTTTCCTTAGAAGCTCGACCACACTCTTGAGTCCACAAAGAAGGAAATACAATAGATTCATGGTTGAATAAAACTTGTTGAAAACGCGCTATATCCACAGCGAAGGAAGCACTGTCCTCATAAAACTCTGCAATTTTCAATAACAATAAAGCAAGCTCAGCTTGTTCGGCTGGATACGGCAGCCCTTGCCAGGGAAATCCTCCTCGATTGAATAAACGGACACCTCCAGAAGGAAGAATGTCTAAATCTAAAAAAGACAATCCAAGATCTTGCCCTTCTTCTAAAGCCATAAGTAGATATATTGCGCGAGCTATATCATGTACTTTTAAAAGAGGATGATAACGAAAATATTTGAGAATAGAACTACGAGATCCCTTATCCCTACAAGCATCAATAAATCGCTTAACTTGTGAATCAAAATTCAGACTAGGGAACACATCAATACTCTCCTGCAACCTAAGTTGTGACCCCATTACATCCACAATTTCATCAGAATAAGGACCGCAGTCCCACGATAATAATAAAAAACTTTAGAGTCAAGTTTCTACGAACACTACAAAAAACCTGACTCCAAAGACTAGAAAAAGAGAGAAGAACGAAATCAGGATTTCTTTGCAGGAGTTTCGATTAAACGTTTCATTCTTTTCCCAGGGGTAAATTTCACAGCTTTTCTTGCTGGAATGTGGATAGGAACTGTTGCATTCTTTGGATTACGTCCAACCTTAGGTTTTCTTTCGACAACCTGTAAAACGCCGAAATCTCTAAACTCTAACCTGTCACCATTAGCTAAAGCATCAGTCATTTTATCCAAAAAATTTTGGATTACAGTACGCACATGACTCGGATGAATCTTGTGATCCTGTGAAATTGTATTGATCAGTTTCTTCTTGGTCATGGTAGCCATATTAGCCCTTGCCTCCTATTAAAATGCCCTAAAGTAGCTTATTGAGTAGCCCTAAATAATAAACTTTTGAAGTATAAGCGTATCATATCTATTCATCCTTTGGATTCAAGACATTTTTTAAAATACACTTCGATTTCAAATCATGTTCGGTAGAAAAACGTATATTTACTCCTATACGTAATCTTCGTATTCTCAAGTCAAGACACAAAAGCCTTCAAACTCACTTATAATTTTAACGACAGCAAACGCGTGACTTCTTTAACACAACTTGATAAAGTACTACTTTCAGTGTCCTCGTAGCTCAGCAGGATAGAGCGGTTGCCTCCTAAGCAGCAGGTCATGCGTTCGAGTCGCATCGAGGACGACTCTGTTTCTTCCTTATCACGAAAATTCAACTTGTTTGTGGAGATAATTTCCGGGTCTTAACAGACGGAACATTTTTCTGAAAGTTCGGACCCACAATAAACGTATGGATGCCTTCGGCAATACCTTTGGCTACATGCATGCGGTAGCGCGCGTCTAACAGAGCAGCGCGCTCTCGAGAATTAGAAAGAAATCCTGTTTCCACCAAAACTGCTGGCATATCTGTTTCGCGAATTACAGCAAAGTTTCCTGCTTTCACTCCACGTATTTTTAATGCCCCATTCTTCTGCATAGAATTGAGGATATCCTTACCTAAAGCCTCTGACCTACGGCTCCTGGAAGCCGTATTATTGTTACCGTTATAAAAATATACCTCGGTACCGAAAGCTGACACATTCGAAGAATAATTACAATGAATGCTGACAAAAATATCAGCCTTATTCTGATTTGCTAAAGCTGCCCTCTTACCCAAATCTACATACACATCCGTAGACCGTGTAAGCACTGGCTTATACCCCATTCTCCTCAAATAACTCTGAACAGAGTTAGCGAGAGTCAAAGTGAGAGATTTTTCTTCATATCCCAGCTCTTTACTAGCCGTTCCTTTGTCTTTTCCTCCATGTCCTGGATCAATATAGATCACTTCATTACGACGAACACGGTGAGGTGAAGGAGAACCATCGACAGATGCCTCCACGACAAATCCCAAGAAAAAAAACAGAAGCAAAAAGGAAGAATTAGACATAATTTGACAAGACCTCTTGCACGACTTCTTTATCATCAAAAGGTATTGTTTGATGTTTAAAAATCTGATATGTCTCATGCCCTTTCCCTGCCACTAACACAATATCTCTATCTGAGGCAATGGACAAAGCATATGTAATTGCTTGTTTTCTGTCGATTTCGATGGAAAAATTTCTATTTACAAATCCTGTACAAATTTCATTGATTATTTCCTCCGGATCTTCCCCTCTAGGGTTATCTGAAGTCACAACTGAAAATCCATATGTTTCCGCCACACGGGCCATTATCTTACGTTTACTACGTTCTCTATCTCCTCCACATCCAAAAACTATTATAAGCCTTCCCTGTTCAGGAAGTAGTGTCTGCAATGTCTTGCAAACATTATCCAAAGCATCCGGAGTGTGAGCATAATCAATGTAAACAGGACAATTTCCGGAAAATATCGGCTCCAAACGTCCCTTTGGAGCCGATATGCTATTTATCTCGCTGATCAGATGCTGAATATCACAACCCAGATACTGATGAGTGACAGCTATAGCAGCTAAAATATTGTAAATATTGTGTTCTCCTATCAAAGAAGAGGAACACGAAAAAATTTTCCCATCGTGCATTAAATCAAATGATACACCATAGGAAGAAAGCTTAACATGACACGCACGATAATCCGAGTTTCTGGATATTCCATAGGAAACTATTCGTGCTTTTGTACTCTCTATAAATCTATCAACATAAGGGGAGTCTGCATTCACAATAGCTAACCCTGTAGTGGAAAGATTGGAAAATAACTTCTGTTTTGCCGCTAAATATTCGTCTAAAGAGTCATGAAAGTCCAAATGATCAAGTGTAAGATTAGTAAATACGCCTATGTCAAAAGAAACATCTGCAACACGGCCCAAAGACAACCCTATTGATGAAACCTCCATAACTACTGCTTTCTTATGATTCTTCACCATCTCAGCCAAATATTTATGTAAAAGGCACGCATCTGGTGTTGTAAAACCGTCTTGAACATAATCACCATTACCAAATACATGGCCTATAGTACCAATCAAACCAGTTGGAACAGACATTCTATCAAGTAACGACTTGATCAAATGCGCGACAGTAGTTTTACCATTGGTACCAGTAACTCCTATTACCCCAAGCTTATTAGAAGGATAGGCGTAGTATTTTGCAGCTAACCGCGACTCGGTCAAATAAAGATGTGGAGAAACTACTTGGACCACAGAAAGAAAAGGATTATAAAGAGAAGAAACGACAGCAATTGCTCCGTTATCAACAGCAGATGATGCAAAATCATTCCCATCATACTGACTACCCTTATGAGCAATAAATATATCCCCGACACCAACATATCGAGAATTTTTCGTAAGGTTTCTTACCTCTAGAGGCCGCACCTTACCGTAAACTTTTGCATCCACGCAATGAAGAAGTTCTTTTAAATCCATTTTTCTTGAATCAAAGCCAACCTAACTAGGGTTTCTTCTCTGAGTTACAATTTTTACAACAATATAGAAAATATTTATTCTTAACGAAAAGAATTTTATCTACTCTGTTAGCATGATTCTCAGATGGAAGATTGGTATATACAGGATAAACATCCAAAAAAAATGCGCCGAACTATTTTACATACAGAGAGTAAAATATGTCCAACTATTTTCTAAAGATCAACAGATGTATCGCCTAAAGAGATAAAATATTTTTACGGACTAAGAATGACTAATCCAAAATCAGGAGAACGGTAGTCCATACAACGATCGCTGTCTAAAAAATTATCTACCCAATAAGCTCAAACCAACTCTCCTACCTCATGATTAGGGAAATGTCAATCATAGACAAACGATTAAATTAAGTAGGGCAACAGAATAAGCCATTCTCACCTACTCTATAATAGCTGTCTTAAAAACTATAAAACTATATACTCTTAAATTGGTCCCTTCACTCGATATCTGTTATTTAGACTGTGTCTGAGATCGATTCCAAGATTCGTACAGAGACTTGATAGACGCTACTTCTTCCCGATAACTGTATTTTTCCTTATCTTCTGGAGCACCCAGGTAATTCAATACCCGGTCGGCCACTCTAGCAAATACTGGAGCAGCACAGCGGCCTCCCATATAGTTCTTAGTACCGTCTTCTCGTAATCCGTGTTCAGGATCATCTATGGAAACTAGCATGACCATAGGGACTATGTTAGGAGAGGCTGGATAAATCGGTGTGATACCTATAAATGAGGAAATATGACGATGTTTATCATATCTACCATTAATCAGTTTTTCCGTTGTTCCTGTTTTACCAGCACTAGAATGTCGCTTAGGTGAGGCACGAAATCCCGTACCTCCTGTACAAGTCGTGAAACGCATAGCCTGCATAACTTCATTAACAACACAATCTGGCAACACCCTTCCACTTCTTTCTTTGGAACGTAGCTGATATTCTTCCCCAGTATCTATTACAATCTTTTTCACTAATGTTGGGCGCACATCATACCCACCATTAGCAAGAATAGCATAAGCCCTTACCATTTGCATGCTGGTTACTAAAAGATTATAACCAATAGCTAATGAGTAGGGTGTAGACAAAGACCACTCAGGAATACCGCTAATATGGAACCGCTTAGGGGAAGGAACTAAACCGACAGCCTCTCCTGGCAATTCTATACCCGTTTTTCTACCAAAACCCAAAGCTATGAGTTTTTCTTCGTACCAATGATTACCGAGATGTTCGATAATACGATCAGCTAATTGCGCCATATATACATTGGAAGATTTCTGAATTGCCATGTACATATTAAGTTTATTATTACGCACGATGTCTCTAAGAGGAGAATGCTTTCTTCCTGGGAATAGAGCTCTTGTAACATCGATGGGTTCATGGGGATCGAATATCGGAGATTTGCCAAGAAGACGCATTTCCTCGTTTGCTAGAAGAGCAATCGCTATGGTTACAGGCTTCATAATAGAACCTGGCTCAAAAACATCACAAACGGCGGAGACTTTAGTACACTCTACTTTACTGAGATCATTGAAATACTCTTTATAATTTGAGGGATAAAAAAATGGATATTGTGCTAAAGCTAGGATTTCTCCAGTGTGGGAGTTCATAAGAACTAACCGCCCTCCCTTAGCCCTTGCTTCCTTGACGCCTATTTCTAACTCTTCTTCTGCGATTGTTTGAATACTAGGGTTAACGGTTAGATAAATGTCCGAGCCATC contains:
- a CDS encoding phosphorylase family protein — encoded protein: MPPSLCKLLIIIADPIEARSLIPALGFRQISQFLYSCYDPVLQVTIDLLILYEWGGRSLIEKLGHLQDPYDYDLWINLGFAGACSDKIPLNCCYSIFSVTRLSNEPGHLTCDPPLPIPSVPSLPQAKLSSSETPYRYGLHDSLELVDMEGYIVATVCRHHNQRCVMIKVTSDYTTPNGVSYLKENMEKLAHTLTEAFVASLPEIICLAINDVSV
- a CDS encoding acetyl-CoA carboxylase carboxyltransferase subunit alpha, producing MELLPHEKQVVEYEKTIAEFKEKNKKNSLLSSSEIEKLERRLDKLKEKIYSDLTPWERVQICRHPSRPRTINYIEGMCEEFVELCGDRTFRDDPAVVGGLTKIAGQRFMLIGQEKGCDTSSRVHRNFGMLCPEGFRKALRLAKMAEKFGLPVIFLVDTPGAYPGLTAEERGQGWAIANNLFELARLATPIIVVVIGEGCSGGALGMAIGDVIAMLEHSYYSVISPEGCASILWKDPKKNSDAAAMLKMHGEDLKKFAIVDAVIKEPIGGAHHDPMAVYRSVQQFLIQESQRLKGLSIEELLEKRYQKFRDIGLYETSFESGSEA
- a CDS encoding HU family DNA-binding protein — its product is MATMTKKKLINTISQDHKIHPSHVRTVIQNFLDKMTDALANGDRLEFRDFGVLQVVERKPKVGRNPKNATVPIHIPARKAVKFTPGKRMKRLIETPAKKS
- a CDS encoding peptidoglycan D,D-transpeptidase FtsI family protein, which encodes MNHHKSLTVIITAILVSYALLIVRYYKIQICEEQRWAAEALGQHEFRVRDPFRRGTFFANTTLRKGEMEQKQAFAIDITKFHLCVDAVAIPEIHRDVVASSLLNCVGHGDYESLRKEFDKKSRHRKLFLWLDVSVRDRILSWWRGYAAKNKLPSNALFFISDYQRSYPLGKLLGQVLHTLREIKDEKTGKAFPTGGLEAYFNHILEGEPGERKYLRSPLNRLDLDRVTKIPKDGSDIYLTVNPSIQTIAEEELEIGVKEARAKGGRLVLMNSHTGEILALAQYPFFYPSNYKEYFNDLSKVECTKVSAVCDVFEPGSIMKPVTIAIALLANEEMRLLGKSPIFDPHEPIDVTRALFPGRKHSPLRDIVRNNKLNMYMAIQKSSNVYMAQLADRIIEHLGNHWYEEKLIALGFGRKTGIELPGEAVGLVPSPKRFHISGIPEWSLSTPYSLAIGYNLLVTSMQMVRAYAILANGGYDVRPTLVKKIVIDTGEEYQLRSKERSGRVLPDCVVNEVMQAMRFTTCTGGTGFRASPKRHSSAGKTGTTEKLINGRYDKHRHISSFIGITPIYPASPNIVPMVMLVSIDDPEHGLREDGTKNYMGGRCAAPVFARVADRVLNYLGAPEDKEKYSYREEVASIKSLYESWNRSQTQSK
- a CDS encoding MqnA/MqnD/SBP family protein, producing MTVSFAFSPCPNDIFLFRAFLDGFSNETNDNLTIADISILNQLALNHSHSIVKISAALFPRVSNNYGLMSVGNILGHGIGPLVLSWKGNSILTSIATPGDTTTAHALCRLFYPEAHLVPMPYHKVISAVLNKLVDGCVVIHEERFSYDSRLCIHNDLGKLWERKTGLPVPLGCLVYSKSLSAHLVSNLELDIKQSLDRSLKDIDISIKVAAKYARNKHSDTIQKFIDTYVNEETLCLSELGKKSFNTLWNYIDASFSM
- a CDS encoding N-acetylmuramoyl-L-alanine amidase family protein translates to MRHIRFLNIKQYLLMIKKSCKRSCQIMSNSSFLLLFFFLGFVVEASVDGSPSPHRVRRNEVIYIDPGHGGKDKGTASKELGYEEKSLTLTLANSVQSYLRRMGYKPVLTRSTDVYVDLGKRAALANQNKADIFVSIHCNYSSNVSAFGTEVYFYNGNNNTASRSRRSEALGKDILNSMQKNGALKIRGVKAGNFAVIRETDMPAVLVETGFLSNSRERAALLDARYRMHVAKGIAEGIHTFIVGPNFQKNVPSVKTRKLSPQTS
- a CDS encoding ABC transporter ATP-binding protein, producing MKLLLKAVLRHKRHLALLGFSLFAILGLTISSQAEIFSLGMIAKTGPDVFVLFGRRQNDRLVQVSEISREEVINRWSEVTRGANSLKVADANAYIAKYARGSKSITGKLSNYLARYIDFSQFRYLSLFLLLVAVLKAVTLFFQRFLAQVVAIRVSCDLRKDYFQALQQLPMSFFHTYDMGNLSSRVINDSASIAQAVNSLMVNYVQAPITLILALTVCLSISWKFCVLVSIAFPILILPIIIIARKIKALAKRIQTNQDKFSSVLLDFLAGILTVKVFRTESFAFEKYCHQNNQIASLEEKSAAYGLLPRPLLHTIASLFFAFVVIIGLYKFHIPPEELIVFCGLLYLIYDPVKKFGDENTTIMKGCAAAERLYEVLSHPFLHKTQKNEKEFKGLRTSLEFRNVSFCYHDDQEYVLRNLNFTLKKGEAIGIVGPTGSGKTTITKLLPRLYNITDGDIFLDGVSISEYSIASLRDHIGCVLQNPFLFYDTIWNNLTCGQNVSETEVFHALRQAYAYDFVQKMPQGVHTLVQECGRNLSGGQQQRLTIARALLRKASILILDEATSSLDAISENYIKEIIGNLKGTCTQIIVAHKLSTLEHVDRVLYLEHGEIIAVGTKEELLANCPNFLRMWELSTSQGDDFSSCASDPIGATLG
- a CDS encoding UDP-N-acetylmuramoyl-L-alanyl-D-glutamate--2,6-diaminopimelate ligase codes for the protein MDLKELLHCVDAKVYGKVRPLEVRNLTKNSRYVGVGDIFIAHKGSQYDGNDFASSAVDNGAIAVVSSLYNPFLSVVQVVSPHLYLTESRLAAKYYAYPSNKLGVIGVTGTNGKTTVAHLIKSLLDRMSVPTGLIGTIGHVFGNGDYVQDGFTTPDACLLHKYLAEMVKNHKKAVVMEVSSIGLSLGRVADVSFDIGVFTNLTLDHLDFHDSLDEYLAAKQKLFSNLSTTGLAIVNADSPYVDRFIESTKARIVSYGISRNSDYRACHVKLSSYGVSFDLMHDGKIFSCSSSLIGEHNIYNILAAIAVTHQYLGCDIQHLISEINSISAPKGRLEPIFSGNCPVYIDYAHTPDALDNVCKTLQTLLPEQGRLIIVFGCGGDRERSKRKIMARVAETYGFSVVTSDNPRGEDPEEIINEICTGFVNRNFSIEIDRKQAITYALSIASDRDIVLVAGKGHETYQIFKHQTIPFDDKEVVQEVLSNYV